The following are encoded in a window of Nibricoccus aquaticus genomic DNA:
- a CDS encoding asparaginase: MRKHTRLRSLFLISAAFAALTASAFAKPKVVIVSMGGTIASKASSRMNLNNYGGKGNGVAPQEWLDFLPEVQEVATVTAEDMRQPEGTVGGDTFPYLARVAKRLQELANDQSIDGIVVTHGTNTLAEAAWFMHLTVSVKKPVVFVGSQRPWSGLSGDGPMNLYNAVRIAATPEAAGMGVLHMMNDTLNGARDVTKTSAYRLETFKSPNTGPLGYADSDKVVIYNKPLRKHTSESEFNISKLPATLPSVEILYAYTESPGYLVDALVDHGVKGIIIDGTGAGSPAGGQVDAVKKAQEKGVVIVATARTRSGRVQDTPRRRESKIVPGDDLPPEKARILLMLALTKTTDLTEIQRIFDTY; this comes from the coding sequence ATGCGCAAACACACCCGCCTCCGCTCCCTCTTCCTGATCTCCGCCGCATTCGCAGCGCTGACCGCCTCCGCCTTCGCCAAACCTAAAGTCGTGATCGTCTCCATGGGAGGCACGATCGCCAGCAAGGCGTCGTCGCGCATGAACCTGAACAACTACGGCGGCAAAGGCAACGGCGTCGCCCCGCAGGAGTGGCTGGATTTCCTCCCCGAAGTTCAAGAGGTGGCCACCGTCACCGCCGAGGACATGCGTCAGCCCGAGGGCACCGTCGGCGGCGACACATTCCCGTACCTCGCTCGCGTTGCGAAGCGCCTACAGGAACTCGCCAACGACCAATCCATCGATGGCATCGTCGTCACTCACGGCACCAACACCCTCGCCGAAGCCGCGTGGTTCATGCACCTCACCGTCTCGGTGAAAAAGCCCGTCGTCTTCGTCGGTTCGCAGCGTCCCTGGTCCGGGCTCAGCGGCGACGGTCCGATGAATCTCTACAACGCCGTCCGCATCGCCGCCACTCCCGAGGCAGCCGGCATGGGCGTCCTCCACATGATGAACGACACGCTCAATGGCGCGCGCGATGTTACCAAGACCAGCGCGTATCGGCTGGAAACCTTCAAGAGTCCCAACACCGGCCCGCTCGGCTACGCTGACTCCGACAAGGTCGTCATCTACAACAAGCCTCTCCGCAAACACACCTCCGAGTCCGAGTTCAACATCTCGAAACTCCCCGCCACACTTCCGTCGGTTGAAATTCTCTACGCCTACACCGAATCGCCCGGCTATCTCGTCGATGCACTCGTCGATCACGGCGTGAAGGGAATCATCATCGATGGCACCGGCGCAGGTTCACCTGCCGGCGGCCAGGTGGATGCCGTCAAGAAGGCCCAGGAAAAAGGCGTCGTCATCGTCGCCACCGCCCGCACTCGCAGCGGCCGAGTTCAAGACACGCCTCGTCGTCGCGAATCCAAAATCGTCCCTGGCGACGATCTCCCGCCCGAGAAAGCCCGCATCCTCCTGATGCTCGCGCTCACCAAGACCACCGACCTCACCGAAATCCAACGTATCTTCGACACGTACTGA